From the genome of Neodiprion pinetum isolate iyNeoPine1 chromosome 3, iyNeoPine1.2, whole genome shotgun sequence, one region includes:
- the Paics gene encoding bifunctional phosphoribosylaminoimidazole carboxylase/phosphoribosylaminoimidazole succinocarboxamide synthetase isoform X1 produces the protein MSHNYKLGELIIEGKTKQVYELVDNPELCLLQNKDRITAGDGVKAHDLEGKAAISNATNGKVFELLNQAGIKTAFVQIAGETASVSRKCEMIPIEWVTRRLATGSFIRRHAGVPEGYRFNPPLQETFFKDDANHDPQWSEEQIISAQFKVNNLLIGKDEVDIMRHTTITVFEVLERAWATRDCALIDMKIEFGVDNKGEILVADVIDSDSWRLWPSGDKRLMKDKQVYRNLTTVTQADLETVKRNFKWIANQLDHLVPPPSSLVVILMGSPSDEEHCQKIAKHAMALGLRAQLRVSSAHKATEETLRILAEYEGSGEKVVLVAVAGRSNGLGPVLSGNTPFPVINCPPVKPDSVSQDIWSSLNVPSGLGCTTVLYPESAALAAAQIHALHDHLVWSRLRVKQLTNFVTLKKADKKLRNLNL, from the exons ATGTCTCATA ATTACAAGCTTGGTGAGCTGATCATCGAAGGTAAGACAAAACAGGTCTACGAGTTAGTGGATAATCCAGAATTATGTTTACTACAAAACAAGGATCGCATTACTGCTGGAGATGGAGTGAAGGCTCATGACTTAGAAGGGAAGGCAGCTATCAGTAATGCAACAAATGGAAAAGTATTCGAATTACTGAACCAGGCTGGAAttaaaacagcttttgttcaAATCGCTGGAGAAACTGCATCTGTATCtagaaaatgtgaaatgatTCCCATAGAATGGGTCACCAGAAGATTGGCCACTGGCAGTTTCATCAGAAGACATGCAG GTGTGCCAGAAGGATACAGATTCAATCCACCTCTTCAAGAAACGTTTTTTAAGGATGATGCTAATCACGATCCCCAGTGGTCTGAAGAGCAAATAATATCAGCCCAATTCAAAGTAAACAACCTTTTGATTGGCAAAGATGAGGTTGATATTATGAGGCATACAACCATAACTGTGTTCGAAGTACTCGAAAGAGCGTGGGCTACACGAGACTGTGCGCTTATTGATATGAAGATTGAATTTGGTGTCGATAACAAGGGTGAAATTCTGGTAGCTGATGTTATTGACAGTGATTCTTGGAGACTTTGGCCATCCGGTGACAAAAGGCTTATGAAGGATAAACAG GTTTACAGGAATTTGACAACAGTGACACAAGCTGATCTAGAAACAGTTAAACGAAATTTCAAGTGGATAGCAAATCAGCTAGATCATCTTGTCCCACCGCCAAGTTCTTTGGTTGTAATACTGATGGGTTCGCCATCTGATGAAGAACATTGTCAGAAAATAGCCAAACATGCAATGGCTTTAGGCTTGAGAGCTCAGCTTCGTGTTAGCAGTGCTCATAAAGCCACTGAAGAAACACTCCGCATACTTGCAGAATACGAAGGAAGTGGAGAGAAG GTGGTGCTAGTGGCTGTAGCGGGGAGAAGTAACGGATTGGGTCCAGTTCTCTCTGGAAATACTCCCTTCCCTGTCATTAACTGTCCTCCGGTCAAGCCTGACAGCGTTTCTCAAGATATATGGTCATCGCTTAACGTACCTTCTG GACTTGGCTGTACCACAGTTTTGTATCCAGAGAGTGCAGCTTTGGCAGCAGCCCAAATTCATGCTTTGCACGATCATCTTGTTTGGTCACGTCTTCGAGTAAAACAACTTACAAACTTCGTCACTCTGAAAAAAGCGGACAAGAAACTCCGAAATCTCAACTTATAA
- the Paics gene encoding bifunctional phosphoribosylaminoimidazole carboxylase/phosphoribosylaminoimidazole succinocarboxamide synthetase isoform X2: MSHNYKLGELIIEGKTKQVYELVDNPELCLLQNKDRITAGDGVKAHDLEGKAAISNATNGKVFELLNQAGIKTAFVQIAGETASVSRKCEMIPIEWVTRRLATGSFIRRHAGVPEGYRFNPPLQETFFKDDANHDPQWSEEQIISAQFKVNNLLIGKDEVDIMRHTTITVFEVLERAWATRDCALIDMKIEFGVDNKGEILVADVIDSDSWRLWPSGDKRLMKDKQVYRNLTTVTQADLETVKRNFKWIANQLDHLVPPPSSLVVILMGSPSDEEHCQKIAKHAMALGLRAQLRVSSAHKATEETLRILAEYEGSGEKVVLVAVAGRSNGLGPVLSGNTPFPVINCPPVKPDSVSQDIWSSLNVPSGILTPSWCS; encoded by the exons ATGTCTCATA ATTACAAGCTTGGTGAGCTGATCATCGAAGGTAAGACAAAACAGGTCTACGAGTTAGTGGATAATCCAGAATTATGTTTACTACAAAACAAGGATCGCATTACTGCTGGAGATGGAGTGAAGGCTCATGACTTAGAAGGGAAGGCAGCTATCAGTAATGCAACAAATGGAAAAGTATTCGAATTACTGAACCAGGCTGGAAttaaaacagcttttgttcaAATCGCTGGAGAAACTGCATCTGTATCtagaaaatgtgaaatgatTCCCATAGAATGGGTCACCAGAAGATTGGCCACTGGCAGTTTCATCAGAAGACATGCAG GTGTGCCAGAAGGATACAGATTCAATCCACCTCTTCAAGAAACGTTTTTTAAGGATGATGCTAATCACGATCCCCAGTGGTCTGAAGAGCAAATAATATCAGCCCAATTCAAAGTAAACAACCTTTTGATTGGCAAAGATGAGGTTGATATTATGAGGCATACAACCATAACTGTGTTCGAAGTACTCGAAAGAGCGTGGGCTACACGAGACTGTGCGCTTATTGATATGAAGATTGAATTTGGTGTCGATAACAAGGGTGAAATTCTGGTAGCTGATGTTATTGACAGTGATTCTTGGAGACTTTGGCCATCCGGTGACAAAAGGCTTATGAAGGATAAACAG GTTTACAGGAATTTGACAACAGTGACACAAGCTGATCTAGAAACAGTTAAACGAAATTTCAAGTGGATAGCAAATCAGCTAGATCATCTTGTCCCACCGCCAAGTTCTTTGGTTGTAATACTGATGGGTTCGCCATCTGATGAAGAACATTGTCAGAAAATAGCCAAACATGCAATGGCTTTAGGCTTGAGAGCTCAGCTTCGTGTTAGCAGTGCTCATAAAGCCACTGAAGAAACACTCCGCATACTTGCAGAATACGAAGGAAGTGGAGAGAAG GTGGTGCTAGTGGCTGTAGCGGGGAGAAGTAACGGATTGGGTCCAGTTCTCTCTGGAAATACTCCCTTCCCTGTCATTAACTGTCCTCCGGTCAAGCCTGACAGCGTTTCTCAAGATATATGGTCATCGCTTAACGTACCTTCTG GTATACTTACTCCATCATGGTGTTCTTGA
- the LOC124214230 gene encoding amidophosphoribosyltransferase isoform X1, with the protein MSCNGPQDDCTKAMSRLAVQTRQTKRPQSKGETRGQKTSGLTHECGVFGCIAAGDWPSQVDVAQVICLGLVALQHRGQESAGIVTSKGLCAKSFHVHKGMGMISNIFNDENIRRLRGNLGIGHTRYSTSAASEEVNCQPFVVHTAHGALAVAHNGELVNTESLRKMVLSRGVGLSTHSDSELITQALCLNPPEGEISGPDWPARIKHLMQLAPLSYSLVIMHRDRIYGVRDPYGNRPLCLGKIVPIGNLANESDDEDEADGWVISSESCGFLSIGARYVREVFPGEIVELTREGIKTIDIIERPDKKPQAFCIFEYVYFARSDSIFEGQMVYSVRMQCGKVLALESPVDADIVSSVPESGTAAAHGYARQSMIPFAEVLCKNRYVGRTFIQPSTRLRQLGVAKKFGALSANVKGKKLILIDDSIVRGNTIGPIIKLLRDAGVKEVHIKIASPPLKYPCYMGINIPTREELIANKLDSIKLAKHVGADSLTYLSVKGLVQAVRHGMDNRDCSYIGHCTACLTGEYPDELPGELPGDLDW; encoded by the exons ATGTCCTGCAATGGGCCGCAAGACGATTGCACTAAGGCAATGTCTAGGCTTGCTGTGCAGACTAGACAAACAAAAAGACCTCAGAGTAAGGGTGAAACACGTGGACAAAAAACTTCTGGATTAACACACGAGTGTGGTGTGTTTGGATGCATTGCTGCTGGGGATTGGCCATCACAAGTTGACGTGGCACAAGTGATTTGTttag GACTTGTAGCCTTGCAGCACCGAGGTCAGGAAAGTGCCGGCATTGTGACGAGTAAGGGCCTTTGCGCAAAATCATTTCATGTCCACAAGGGAATGGGAATGATtagtaatattttcaatgatgaaAATATCAGAAGATTGCGAGGAAATCTGGGAATAGGTCACACGAGGTACAGTACAAGCGCGGCAAGTGAAGAAGTTAATTGTCAGCCTTTTGTTGTTCACACAGCTCATGGAGCACTGGCTGTTGCACACAATGGAGAGCTTGTAAATACGGAATCCCTCAGAAAAATG GTACTCAGTCGAGGAGTTGGATTATCCACACATTCTGACTCAGAATTAATTACACAAGCATTGTGTCTCAATCCTCCTGAAGGCGAAATTAGTGGACCAGACTGGCCAGCGCGGATTAAACACCTTATGCAATTAGCTCCCCTATCATATTCTTTGGTTATTATGCATAGAGACAGAATCTACGGAGTGAGAGATCCGTATGGCAATCGACCTCTGTGCCTGGGAAAAATTGTCCCCATCGGTAATCTTG CTAATGAATCTGATGATGAGGACGAGGCTGATGGTTGGGTCATATCATCCGAGTCTTGTGGCTTTCTTAGTATTGGTGCAAGATACGTCCGGGAAGTTTTTCCAGGGGAAATTGTTGAATTAACCCGTGAAGGAATTAAAACAATTGACATAATAGAACGACCGGATAAAAAGCCACAAGCATTTTGTATATTTGAATACGTGTATTTTGCACGGAGTGACAGTATTTTTGAAg GTCAAATGGTATATTCCGTTAGGATGCAGTGTGGAAAAGTATTAGCCCTGGAATCTCCAGTAGATGCAGACATAGTTAGCTCAGTCCCAGAATCAGGCACAGCAGCTGCGCACGGATATGCCAGACAG TCAATGATACCCTTTGCTGAGGTTTTGTGTAAAAACAGATATGTTGGTCGTACTTTCATTCAGCCAAGCACAAGACTGAGACAATTAGGAGTGGCTAAGAAATTTGGTGCACTATCTGCAAATGTTAAAGGAAAGAAACTTATATTAATTGATGACTCGATTGTTAGAGGAAACACAATTGGCCCGATTATCAAACTACTCCGAGATGCTGGTGTTAAGGAG GTTCATATTAAAATCGCGTCTCCACCTctcaaatatccttgttacatGGGTATCAATATACCGACACGAGAAGAATTAATCGCAAATAAATTGGATAGTATAAAATTGGCTAAACATGTTGGTGCAGATAGCTTGACTTATTTATCAGTTAAAGGGCTTGTTCAAGCAGTTAGGCATGGCATGGATAACCGAGATTGCAGTTATATCGGACATTGCACTGCATGCTTGACGGGTGAATATCCGGATGAATTACCTGGTGAATTACCTGGTGACTTGGACTGGTAG
- the LOC124214230 gene encoding amidophosphoribosyltransferase isoform X2 has translation MSCNGPQDDCTKAMSRLAVQTRQTKRPQSKGETRGQKTSGLTHECGVFGCIAAGDWPSQVDVAQVICLGLVALQHRGQESAGIVTSKGLCAKSFHVHKGMGMISNIFNDENIRRLRGNLGIGHTRYSTSAASEEVNCQPFVVHTAHGALAVAHNGELVNTESLRKMVLSRGVGLSTHSDSELITQALCLNPPEGEISGPDWPARIKHLMQLAPLSYSLVIMHRDRIYGVRDPYGNRPLCLGKIVPIANESDDEDEADGWVISSESCGFLSIGARYVREVFPGEIVELTREGIKTIDIIERPDKKPQAFCIFEYVYFARSDSIFEGQMVYSVRMQCGKVLALESPVDADIVSSVPESGTAAAHGYARQSMIPFAEVLCKNRYVGRTFIQPSTRLRQLGVAKKFGALSANVKGKKLILIDDSIVRGNTIGPIIKLLRDAGVKEVHIKIASPPLKYPCYMGINIPTREELIANKLDSIKLAKHVGADSLTYLSVKGLVQAVRHGMDNRDCSYIGHCTACLTGEYPDELPGELPGDLDW, from the exons ATGTCCTGCAATGGGCCGCAAGACGATTGCACTAAGGCAATGTCTAGGCTTGCTGTGCAGACTAGACAAACAAAAAGACCTCAGAGTAAGGGTGAAACACGTGGACAAAAAACTTCTGGATTAACACACGAGTGTGGTGTGTTTGGATGCATTGCTGCTGGGGATTGGCCATCACAAGTTGACGTGGCACAAGTGATTTGTttag GACTTGTAGCCTTGCAGCACCGAGGTCAGGAAAGTGCCGGCATTGTGACGAGTAAGGGCCTTTGCGCAAAATCATTTCATGTCCACAAGGGAATGGGAATGATtagtaatattttcaatgatgaaAATATCAGAAGATTGCGAGGAAATCTGGGAATAGGTCACACGAGGTACAGTACAAGCGCGGCAAGTGAAGAAGTTAATTGTCAGCCTTTTGTTGTTCACACAGCTCATGGAGCACTGGCTGTTGCACACAATGGAGAGCTTGTAAATACGGAATCCCTCAGAAAAATG GTACTCAGTCGAGGAGTTGGATTATCCACACATTCTGACTCAGAATTAATTACACAAGCATTGTGTCTCAATCCTCCTGAAGGCGAAATTAGTGGACCAGACTGGCCAGCGCGGATTAAACACCTTATGCAATTAGCTCCCCTATCATATTCTTTGGTTATTATGCATAGAGACAGAATCTACGGAGTGAGAGATCCGTATGGCAATCGACCTCTGTGCCTGGGAAAAATTGTCCCCATCG CTAATGAATCTGATGATGAGGACGAGGCTGATGGTTGGGTCATATCATCCGAGTCTTGTGGCTTTCTTAGTATTGGTGCAAGATACGTCCGGGAAGTTTTTCCAGGGGAAATTGTTGAATTAACCCGTGAAGGAATTAAAACAATTGACATAATAGAACGACCGGATAAAAAGCCACAAGCATTTTGTATATTTGAATACGTGTATTTTGCACGGAGTGACAGTATTTTTGAAg GTCAAATGGTATATTCCGTTAGGATGCAGTGTGGAAAAGTATTAGCCCTGGAATCTCCAGTAGATGCAGACATAGTTAGCTCAGTCCCAGAATCAGGCACAGCAGCTGCGCACGGATATGCCAGACAG TCAATGATACCCTTTGCTGAGGTTTTGTGTAAAAACAGATATGTTGGTCGTACTTTCATTCAGCCAAGCACAAGACTGAGACAATTAGGAGTGGCTAAGAAATTTGGTGCACTATCTGCAAATGTTAAAGGAAAGAAACTTATATTAATTGATGACTCGATTGTTAGAGGAAACACAATTGGCCCGATTATCAAACTACTCCGAGATGCTGGTGTTAAGGAG GTTCATATTAAAATCGCGTCTCCACCTctcaaatatccttgttacatGGGTATCAATATACCGACACGAGAAGAATTAATCGCAAATAAATTGGATAGTATAAAATTGGCTAAACATGTTGGTGCAGATAGCTTGACTTATTTATCAGTTAAAGGGCTTGTTCAAGCAGTTAGGCATGGCATGGATAACCGAGATTGCAGTTATATCGGACATTGCACTGCATGCTTGACGGGTGAATATCCGGATGAATTACCTGGTGAATTACCTGGTGACTTGGACTGGTAG
- the LOC124214233 gene encoding uncharacterized protein, producing MSDDESCLSEDESEVLVYVECEGYVDGSIFKNEKLQLDIIGIDSDHPIMQINGKFYEGTYHDAAGTYMFFERDEAPVVDDPAFETPATLKYFAKTRKLLKMERVFTMQRTEVLGDSDHLHYLPNISTIKEAGVPPKYQDDALQFWERMRDDRMEALKIYLEKQEIRDEKRLKGIELDSESDDDNPFAMYKSKSMKGANSAPSQSKPQHTTSNFAADISESEDIDISNILNKVMKLDSSVDAAEESWKIKPGEKLTVIDPGPSTSKQTHLDMPLLASMKKRKSSSKAMSKSKSKVVFKKPNRRAPKSKKSQTTIHSSDETSKVSSLVVESDFDEIQVPVKLEVPDKEDNSDEKTLGAADEASMSRKSVSSMSKRLEKQAKREAKMKEISRRLKAHKDEFLKSQHHVNARQDSGSKTH from the exons ATGTCGGATGATGAAAGTTGCTTGTCCGAAGATGAAAGTGAAGTACTAGTGTACGTCGAATGTGAGGGATACGTTGACGGCAGcatatttaaaaatgaaaaacttcaaCTCGACATTATCGGCATTGACTCCGACCATCCGATCATGCAAATCAACGGAAAG TTTTATGAAGGCACGTATCACGATGCGGCGGGAACTTACATGTTCTTTGAAAGAGATGAAGCACCAGTTGTAGATGATCCTGCCTTTGAAACACCCGCaacattgaaatattttgccaAAACTAGGAAGCTGTTGAAAATGGAGAGGGTATTCACCATGCAAAGAACTGAGGTCTTAGGAGACTCGGATCATTTGCACTATCTGCCTAATATAAGTACCATCAAAGAGGCTGGTGTTCCGCCAAAGTATCAAGACGATG CTTTGCAATTCTGGGAGAGGATGCGAGATGATAGAATGGAAgcattaaaaatttacttaGAAAAGCAAGAAATCAGAGATGAAAAACGGTTGAAAGGAATTGAACTTGACTCAGAATCAGATGATGACAATCCGTTTGCTATGTATAAGTCAAAAAGTATGAAAGGCGCAAACAGTGCACCTTCACAATCCAAGCCTCAACATACCACCTCAAACTTTGCTGCAGATATCTCTGAATCCGAAGACAttgatatttcaaatatattgaataaagtaatgaaattagACTCGAGTGTAGACGCAGCTGAAGAAAGTTGGAAGATAAAGCctggtgaaaaattgacggTAATAGATCCTGGCCCTTCGACTTCTAAACAAACTCATCTTGACATGCCGTTGTTGGCTtctatgaaaaaaaggaagtcGTCATCCAAAGCAATGTCCAAATCAAAGTCAAAAGTTGTATTTAAAAAACCGAACAGAAGAGCTcctaaatcaaaaaaatctcaaacaaCAATCCACAGCTCAGATGAAACGAGTAAAGTTAGTTCATTAGTGGTAGAGTCGGACTTTGACGAAATTCAAGTTCCAGTAAAATTGGAGGTACCGGACAAAGAAGATAATAGTGATGAAAAAACTTTAGGAGCAGCTGATGAAGCAAGTATGAGTAGAAAGTCGGTTAGTTCAATGTCAAAGAGATTAGAAAAACAAGCAAAACGTGAAgctaaaatgaaagaaatttcaagaaGGCTCAAGGCACACAAAGATGAGTTCCTCAAGTCCCAGCATCATGTTAATGCACGTCAAGATTCGGGAAGCAAGACACATTGA
- the LOC124213980 gene encoding E3 SUMO-protein ligase NSE2 — MSSLQEAPKEIYNLYLQTALNIVTYFEDESQEERLKELTDLAEVSAKLDLKLKKSCEILQRLSAPQDDFNGNQEVIDHAQTLEQFTNEIEGIDTDVNKHKKFQDFQQQVQVLLENTRLNNAANVNDDELVLTQNDINVIDPITKRRINDPVRNTVCGHVYDRGSVEALLKANKQTRCPVAGCANKNYLQLDNFQTDILTKRYLDRNPHAD; from the exons ATGAGTTCTCTACAGGAAGCTCCCAAAGAAATCTACAATTTGTATTTGCAAACGGCTTTAAATATCGTGACTTATTTTG AAGATGAGTCCCAAGAAGAGAGGCTGAAAGAATTAACAGATCTAGCTGAGGTCAGCGCTAAGCTAGATTTAAAACTGAAGAAATCGTGTGAAATTTTACAACGCCTATCCGCACCACAAGATGATTTCAATGGAAATCAGGAAGTAATTGATCATGCGCAAACACTGGAG CAATTTACCAATGAAATAGAAGGTATTGACACGGATGTTAATAAGCACAAGAAATTTCAGGATTTTCAACAACAAGTCCAAGTTCTCTTAGAAA ATACAAGATTGAACAACGCAGCCAACGTGAACGATGACGAATTGGTGCTGACTCAAAATGATATAAACGTCATCGATCCCATCACTAAAAGGCGAATAAATGATCCTGTCAGAAACACAGTTTGTGGTCATGTTTATGATCGAGGAAGTGTTGAAGCTTTGTTAAAagcaaataaacaaacaag ATGCCCAGTTGCCGGTtgtgcaaataaaaattacttacAGCTGGACAATTTTCAGACGGATATTCTTACCAAAAGATATTTAGACCGAAATCCTCATGCGGATTAA
- the Snapin gene encoding SNAPIN protein homolog — MDVDTASDNTSIDDKTEDFCENPTRDALTEGLMGLLKPTVDQLDERIRATRISQIELKQQIESLTEELLKISETLQCPHELDVYVKKLINTKHKVTVVNNILQTTQDRLGKIQLTVERSLIRQRAFLESTTFYDPAPTITAEQLARFGGPDKYLKE; from the exons ATGGACGTGGATACTGCCAGCGATAATACTTCAATAGATGACAAAACGGAagatttttgcgaaaatccaACTCGAGATGCATTGACGGAGGGACTGATGGGTCTTTTGAAGCCTACAGTAGATCAACTTGATGAAAGAATACGCGCTACAAG AATAAGTCAAATTGAGCTAAAGCAGCAGATCGAATCATTGACAGAGGAATTATTAAAGATATCGGAAACTCTTCAGTGCCCTCATGAACTGGATGTTTACGTTAAGAAGCTCATCAATACCAAACATAAGGTTACTGTTGTAAACAACATTTTACAAACAACTCAAGATCGACTTGGCAAGATTCAGCTAACTGTAGAAAGGAGTTTAATTCGACAAAGGGCTTTTCTGGAAAGCACTACATTTTACGATCCGGCGCCAACCATAACCGCCGAACAATTAGCCAGATTTGGAGGTCCTGATAAGTACTTGAAAGAGTGA
- the HemK2 gene encoding methyltransferase N6AMT1 — protein METPIVKLDIQDLETVYEPSEDSFLLIDALEADFEKLKKAKPVMCLEIGSGSGVVITALAKALNRFFPAYFMAVDINSNACRVTKRVGQDNLVDINVLQMDLINLVKKENTFDVVIFNPPYVVTESLEVLDQRLISKTWAGGIDGREVMDMLFPHIPNILSNNGLFYLVTIKQNDPISIINVLKQWKMSGEIICDRKIRGEHLYILRFVKITL, from the coding sequence ATGGAGACTCCTATTGTCAAACTAGATATTCAGGATTTAGAAACAGTCTATGAACCGTCTGAAGATTCATTTTTACTTATAGATGCGCTAGAAGCGGATttcgagaaattgaaaaaagctAAGCCAGTAATGTGCTTAGAAATTGGCAGTGGATCTGGTGTAGTTATAACAGCATTGGCAAAGGCATTAAATCGTTTTTTTCCCGCTTATTTCATGGCAGTTGACATAAATTCTAATGCATGTAGAGTCACTAAAAGAGTTGGCCAAGATAATTTGGTTGATATTAACGTCTTACAGATGGATTTGATCAATTTAGTAAAGAAGGAGAACACGTTTGATGTTGTAATATTTAATCCACCATACGTGGTTACAGAATCCTTAGAAGTTCTTGACCAACGATTAATATCAAAAACCTGGGCAGGGGGAATAGATGGTCGAGAAGTTATGGATATGCTATTTCCTCATATTCCaaatattttatcgaataatggattattttatttagtcACGATCAAACAGAATGATCCGATTTCGATTATAAATGTTTTGAAGCAATGGAAAATGAGTGGAGAAATAATATGCGATAGGAAAATTAGAGGAGAACATTTATACATTCTACGGTTTGTAAAAATAACACTTTAG